TCTTGGGTCTGCTTGGGGTAGATTTGGGGGATTGGACCGAGGAGACGGCGGCAGTTGATTTGGACGCCTTTGCAAAACGCCTAGCGGATGTGCGTCTTAACGCTATGGAGACAAAAGATTTCTCTGAGGTGGACCGCATTAAAAACGCGCTTCTTGCGGCGGGTGTTGAAGTGCGTATGTCGCGCGATGGCGTGGAGCTGTCGGCAGGGCCGCAGTTTGATGCGGCTAAGCTTGGGGACCTAAAATGAGCAAAACCCGCCTTTACCTTTACGACACAACATTGCGCGACGGACAACAAACGCAGGGTGTGCAATTCTCAACCGACGAGAAGATCAGGATTGCCAAGGCGCTTGATGGTCTCGGTCTTGATTACATTGAGGGCGGCTGGCCCGGGGCAAACCCGACGGACAGCGCCTTTTTCGACGATGCACCAAAAACCCGCGCGATGATGACTGCGTTTGGCATGACCAAACGCAGTGGCCGTAGTGCTGAAAACGACGACGTGCTTGCTGCGGTGATGAATGCGCGCACGCCTGCGGTTTGCCTTGTTGGCAAAAGCCACGATTTCCACGTTACCCGCGCGCTTGATATCCCACTTGAGGAAAATATCGACAATATTTCCGCCTCGATTGCCTATATTGTGGCGCAGGGGCGCGAGGCCCTGTTTGACGCGGAACATTTCTTTGACGGTTATAAAGCCAACCCCGAATATGCCCTCGCATGTTTGCGGGCTGCGCTCGACGCTGGTGCGCGGTGGGTCGTTTTATGCGATACCAATGGCGGCACTTTGCCCAGCGAGATTGGGCGGATTGTCTCGGCTGTGATCGCCACCGGAATTGAGGGCGCTAACGTCGGAATCCATACCCATAACGATACCGAAAATGCTGTCGCGGGGAGTCTTGCGGCGATTGAAGCGGGGGCGTGCCAAATCCAAGGGACGCTCAATGGTTTGGGTGAACGCTGTGGCAATGCCAACCTGACAACGCTGATTCCGACACTGATTTTGAAGCAGGATTATGCGGACCGATTTGAGACCGGAATTGAACGTAAGGCCCTGCTGGGGCTGACGAAGCTCAGCCGGATGCTGGATGATATTCTTAATCGCGTTCCTATGCGGCAAGCGCCCTATGTTGGGGCTAGCGCTTTTGCGCATAAGGCGGGATTGCATGCTTCAGCGATCCTGAAAGATCCGACGACTTACGAGCACATCGATCCGGAACTTGTTGGAAACACACGGATAATACCGATGTCCAATCAGGCGGGGCAAAGCAATCTACGCAGTCGTTTGGCGAGCGCCGGCCTTGAGGTGGATGTCAAAAACCCGGCGCTGGCACGCATTCTTGAGGTGATCAAAGAGCGCGAGGACGAGGGCTATTCCTTTGACGTCGCGCAGGCGAGTTTTGAGCTTTTGGCGCGGCGCGAACTGGGCCTGTTGCCGGAGTTTTTCGAGGTAAAACGCTATAAGGTGACGGTCGAGCGGCGCAAAAATAAGCGCAACAAAATGGTGAGCCTTTCGGAAGCCGTGGTGGTTGTGAAAATCAACGGCGAGAAGAAAATGTCGGTGAGCGACTCGATGGACGAGGGCGGCACGGATCGCGGCCCTGTGAATGCGTTGATGCAGGCTTTGCTCAAGGATTTGGGTCCTTATCAGGACCTAATAGATGACATGCATCTGGTCGATTATAAGGTGCGGATCACCAATGGCGGCACCGAGGCTGTGACCCGCGTTGTGATTGATAGCGAAGATACGCAAGGGCGGCGTTGGTCCACCGTTGGCGCTTCGTCCAACATTGTGGATGCAAGCTTTGAGGCGCTTTTGGACGCGATTCAGTGGAAGCTGGTGCGCGACGTGAAGCTGCCATGATGGATTATGCAGTGTGTGCGGCGCTTGTGGAAAAGGGCGATCCAGATCGGTTTTTAGCGACGATGGCGGCGGCGCCTGCGTTGCGGGGAGGCTTGTTTACATTGGCGGCCTATAACCTTGAATTGGCTCGTGCGCCGTGGGCGAGCAAAGAGCCGATGATTGCAGAAATGCGGCTTCAGTGGTGGCGGGATTTGATTGATGAAATCGCGGCGAAAGGTGTGGTGCGTACACATGAAATTTCGGCATCTTTGGTGCAATGCGTGCAGGAATTTGGGCTTTCGGCCCAAAATCTAGACCAAATGGCGGCGGCGCGGCTTTGGGATGCTTACACTGAGCCCTTTGCCGATCAGGATGATTTTGACGAATATATTGATCACACGGCGGGGCATTTGATGTGGATGGCTTGCCAGACGTTGGGGGCGCAGCCTGACGATGAGAGATCGGTGCGGGCCTATGCATACGGTGTCGGAGTTGCTGCGTGGCTTGCGGCGGTTGCTGATCTTGTGGAACGGGGAAAAATCCCGTTGCTCGACGGACGTGATGAAGGCGTAAAATCCCTTGCGCAACAGGGGTTGGAGCGTTTGCAATCAGCCAAACCATCGCGCAATTTTGCCCCCGCTTTGCGGTGGGGATGGCAGGCGGAACCCTTGTTGAAGTTGGCGATCAAAAGCCCCGAACGGGTGGGCGACGGTTCGCTGTATTTGCCAGAATTTTCCCGCAAAGCGCGGCTATTGCGCAAGTCGGTATTGGGGCGGTATTAGGCCGTTTGTTTGGGCTGCATCACCAGCCAAATCAAGGCACCGCCCGCGAGCACAAGGAAAGGGATCATCGCGAGATTGACGCTGGTCCAACCTTCAACTGGGGTGCCGCCGGAGCAATTCATCAATCCGCCAGATGCCAGCGACGCCACAGTGACAAAGCCGAAAACGATCATATCATTCAAGCCCTGCATCCGCCCGCGTTCCTCGGGGGTGTGGGCCGTGGCGAGCATGGTTGTCGCGCCGATAAAGCCAAAGTTCCAGCCCATGCCGAGCAACACGAGCGCGACATAGAAGTTCGTCAACTCGACACCTGCAAGGGCGACAACGCCTGCGAGTGCGAGGATCGCGAGGCCCGTTGCGACGATTTTTTCAACACCGAACCGCACAATAAGGTGCCCCGTGAAGAAGCTGGGGGCGAACATGGCCAAGACGTGGCCGGTCACGACATTTGCCGCGTCGTCATTGCCAAATCCGCATCCAACCACCGCGAGGGGCGTGGAAGTCATCACCAAGTTCATCAGGGCGTAGGAAACCATCGCGCAGATCACGGCGACAAGGATGCGCGGTGATTTGATCATTTCCCAGCGGGTGCGGCCTTTGACATCGTGCACGCTTGGTTTGGGCGGCGTTGGGATGTCGAGCGCGAAGAACAAAA
This Falsihalocynthiibacter arcticus DNA region includes the following protein-coding sequences:
- the cimA gene encoding citramalate synthase, with translation MSKTRLYLYDTTLRDGQQTQGVQFSTDEKIRIAKALDGLGLDYIEGGWPGANPTDSAFFDDAPKTRAMMTAFGMTKRSGRSAENDDVLAAVMNARTPAVCLVGKSHDFHVTRALDIPLEENIDNISASIAYIVAQGREALFDAEHFFDGYKANPEYALACLRAALDAGARWVVLCDTNGGTLPSEIGRIVSAVIATGIEGANVGIHTHNDTENAVAGSLAAIEAGACQIQGTLNGLGERCGNANLTTLIPTLILKQDYADRFETGIERKALLGLTKLSRMLDDILNRVPMRQAPYVGASAFAHKAGLHASAILKDPTTYEHIDPELVGNTRIIPMSNQAGQSNLRSRLASAGLEVDVKNPALARILEVIKEREDEGYSFDVAQASFELLARRELGLLPEFFEVKRYKVTVERRKNKRNKMVSLSEAVVVVKINGEKKMSVSDSMDEGGTDRGPVNALMQALLKDLGPYQDLIDDMHLVDYKVRITNGGTEAVTRVVIDSEDTQGRRWSTVGASSNIVDASFEALLDAIQWKLVRDVKLP
- a CDS encoding phytoene/squalene synthase family protein yields the protein MMDYAVCAALVEKGDPDRFLATMAAAPALRGGLFTLAAYNLELARAPWASKEPMIAEMRLQWWRDLIDEIAAKGVVRTHEISASLVQCVQEFGLSAQNLDQMAAARLWDAYTEPFADQDDFDEYIDHTAGHLMWMACQTLGAQPDDERSVRAYAYGVGVAAWLAAVADLVERGKIPLLDGRDEGVKSLAQQGLERLQSAKPSRNFAPALRWGWQAEPLLKLAIKSPERVGDGSLYLPEFSRKARLLRKSVLGRY